From a region of the Pochonia chlamydosporia 170 chromosome Unknown PCv3seq00015, whole genome shotgun sequence genome:
- a CDS encoding restless-like transposase (similar to Metarhizium robertsii ARSEF 23 XP_007826756.1) produces MSTSTSLSPSPAPTLSPSPTSPAQTPPFNPTTFSAQAPYPEPPDEFVQDRVRYVNRVILANKGYHPGSSHIWKYGLQYVRGSDTKEVYYCHECAVGKYKQELFVINGTSRVRNHLEKKHRIDSQTGIRRKFCTQKSVLDLQKDAAASSTFFWKDSVEKFKELLIRWIVYCHIAFFQLENQYFRELLFFLNPALMNHLPKAARTIRNWVMTAFKSKKQQLREDLQGSRSRVSVSFDLWTSPNPYAILGIVAMWIDAAGKRRSTALGMRRVYGEHTGENIGSIVLELLKEYNIDGDSIGYLMLDNASSNDIAVEFILKELCPWMDSKQRRHRRLRCLGHIINLCCQAFLMGRNCEKFLAKLEKHHLRGDYAKVEELWKKFGCLGRLHNLVRYIRLTPQRREEFATIVIGGDLSAFDGLELIQNNSTRWNSWFHSITRALNVRERLELFSARHVPAKGSQGIANFKLDGQHWFELEKIELALRDFYAATLLSEGRKKSLADWFSTIDCLLREINETKDHYYDIHTEDDNNFTWTYLQSCADAAWSKCAEYYNNHQLNWRCRYPDDTDLPPAYYAAQILDPYRKWAWFRQEWVLPGDKEKQEWFDNAQLAVKKLWETEYKGRHTVEMLPSSARKERDPDPAFDRQREHKRIRIDAPVSAADLYEQYISTDRLHDDEAGCDEAIAYWLSRYDSQRDLARFALDMSAISPMSDECERLFSSAKLTVLDRRGRLKADIIEACECLRAWFGKPEVENDSESEDGRNDDDRFSVSQM; encoded by the coding sequence atgtcaacttcaacatctcTTTCGCCGTCTCCTGCTCCTACCCTATCACCCTCTCCCACTTCACCCGCCCAAACGCCGCCATTTAATCCCACCACGTTTTCAGCGCAGGCCCCATATCCTGAGCCGCCAGACGAGTTTGTCCAGGACCGCGTCAGGTATGTTAACCGCGTAATACTCGCAAATAAAGGATATCACCCGGGTTCGTCTCACATTTGGAAGTACGGCCTCCAATACGTCCGAGGCAGTGATACGAAAGAGGTGTATTACTGCCACGAATGTGCGGTTGGAAAGTACAAGCAAGAATTGTTTGTTATCAATGGTACCTCTAGAGTCAGAAATCatcttgagaagaagcatCGGATTGACTCCCAGACTGGTATCAGGAGGAAATTTTGCACCCAGAAGTCAGTACTCGATTTACagaaagatgctgcagcttcCAGCACCTTCTTCTGGAAGGACTCGGTTGAGAAGTTCAAAGAACTTTTGATCCGCTGGATTGTATACTGCCACATTGCTTTCTTTCAACTGGAGAATCAGTATTTCCGCGAactcctcttctttctgAATCCGGCGTTAATGAACCACCTTCCgaaggcagcaagaaccaTTCGAAACTGGGTGATGACTGCCTTCAagtcaaagaagcagcagcttagAGAAGATCTACAAGGTTCCCGAAGCAGAGTGTCAGTGTCCTTTGATCTCTGGACGTCGCCAAACCCTTACGCTATCCTAGGCATCGTCGCCATGTGGATTGATGCCGCCGGCAAGCGAAGGTCCACAGCTTTAGGTATGCGTCGTGTCTACGGTGAGCACACTGGCGAGAATATTGGATCAATTGTTCTTGAATTACTGAAAGAATACAACATCGACGGGGACTCAATTGGATACCTCATGCTAGACAATGCCTCGTCGAATGACATTGCAGTGGAATTTATACTCAAGGAGCTATGCCCATGGATGGACTCAAAACAgcgtcgccatcgccggcTGCGCTGTCTGGGCCATATAATCAATCTCTGTTGCCAGGCGTTCCTCATGGGTCGGAACTGTGAGAAATTTCTTGCAAAGCTCGAAAAACATCATTTGCGCGGAGACTATGCAAAAGTAGAGGAGCTCTGGAAGAAATTTGGATGTTTGGGTCGGCTCCACAACTTGGTGAGATACATCCGGCTTACCCCTCAGCGTCGCGAGGAGTTTGCTACAATAGTGATCGGCGGGGATCTCTCTGCATTTGATGGGCTTGAGCTGATCCAGAATAACTCGACACGTTGGAATTCGTGGTTTCATTCAATCACACGGGCATTGAATGTGCGGGAACGTTTAGAGCTCTTCTCCGCCCGCCACGTACCTGCGAAAGGCTCTCAAGGGATTGCGAACTTCAAGCTAGATGGGCAGCACTGGTTCGAACTCGAGAAGATTGAACTCGCTCTAAGGGACTTCTATGCTGCAACTTTACTCTCCGAAGGTAGGAAAAAGTCTCTTGCCGACTGGTTTTCGACCATAGACTGCCTTCTTCGAGAGATAAACGAGACGAAGGATCATTACTATGACATCCACACCGAGGATGACAACAATTTCACATGGACGTATCTTCAAAGCTGCGCGGACGCCGCCTGGTCGAAATGCGCGGAGTACtacaacaaccaccaactgAATTGGCGGTGTCGATATCCCGACGACACTGACCTGCCGCCCGCGTACTACGCAGCTCAAATTCTTGACCCTTATCGAAAGTGGGCTTGGTTTAGACAAGAATGGGTTCTTCCAggcgacaaggagaagcaggagTGGTTTGATAACGCTCAGCTAGCCGTGAAAAAACTCTGGGAGACGGAGTATAAGGGAAGGCACACTGTTGAGATGCTGCCATCATCAGCTCGGAAGGAGAGAGATCCGGACCCGGCCTTTGATCGTCAAAGGGAACATAAGCGTATTCGAATAGACGCCCCGGTCTCTGCAGCTGATCTGTATGAGCAATACATTTCTACAGACCGACTTCATGACGATGAGGCAGGATgtgatgaagccattgcttACTGGTTGTCCCGCTATGACTCGCAGAGAGACCTTGCTCGCTTCGCTCTGGACATGTCTGCCATCTCACCTATGTCGGATGAGTGCGAACGTCTTTTTAGTAGTGCCAAGCTTACTGTTCTTGATCGCCGTGGCAGGCTGAAGGCTGATATTATTGAGGCGTGTGAGTGTCTAAGGGCCTGGTTTGGAAAGCCAGAGGTTGAGAACGATAGTGAGAGCGAGGACGGTAGGAATGACGACGATAGATTCAGCGTATCGCAGATGTAA
- a CDS encoding transposase (similar to Metarhizium robertsii ARSEF 23 XP_007825313.2) gives MPNYTEDDIQNALSAVRSGLSVRKAAAQSGIPRTTIQDRMSGSHTRIDAYEPRQRLSQKDESALVTWIVAQSSLNVPITHRQLYLFVSYILAKGGDHRPLGKNWVKGFIRRHPEISFFSRVQLPAVQGIPARNQYNMDETGVHEGQGTNSLIIGSAEIRVIIRKQPGSRSWTTIIECISADGRTLSPLVIFKGASVQQQWFPDKCDKYHKWHFTTSPNGWTSDEIGLAWLREVFIPETAPTNPKEPRLLIVDGHGSHTTDDFMLECFKNKIYLLFLPEHSSHVLQPLDVGVFSSVKASYRTFIMDLQLSTPLLSINKITFLDCYDKARNTGITKGNILSGWRATGIYPTNMSRPLLSKSLKSATQPLKEITQETPQMCTKQQNDLLQTPQRGSQIFDYIPQLLRPKDIDPTARQLFRKIRKGIDDKNMQLVEAEQKIQSLQRQIDHQKPRKKRKVIHDPNRKFANIKDVEKTRQRLQRRPPGPSIADGVNFESLCNEWKLDS, from the exons ATGCCAAACTACACGGAAGATGATATTCAAAACGCACTATCGGCCGTGCGCAGTGGCCTGTCTGTCAGAAAAGCTGCAGCACAGTCGGGGATACCAAGGACAACTATTCAAGATCGAATGTCCGGCTCCCATACGCGAATTGATGCATATGAACCGCGTCAGCGGCTATCGCAGAAGGATGAAAGTGCCCTGGTTACTTGGATAGTAGCCCAGTCGTCATTAAATGTGCCAATTACACATCGACAACTCTACCTCTTTGTCTCATATATCCTAGCCAAGGGAGGAGACCATCGCCCTTTGGGGAAGAATTGGGTAAAAGGATTCATACGTCGGCATCCTGAAATA agcttcttttcaAGGGTCCAGCTACCAGCAGTACAAGGAATCCCAGCGCGAAATCAATATAATATGGATGAGACTGGTGTTCACGAGGGTCAAGGGACTAATAGTCTTATCATTGGGAGTGCAGAAATTCGAGTAATTATTCGGAAGCAGCCTGGGTCGCGGTCTTGGACTACAATTATCGAATGCATCTCAGCAGACGGCAGGACACTTAGTCCTCTGGTGATATTCAAAGGAGCAAGCgttcaacagcaatggtTTCCCGATAAATGCGATAAATATCATAAATGGCACTTtacaacatcaccaaatgGCTGGACTTCTGATGAAATTGGGCTTGCGTGGCTGCGCGAGGTCTTTATCCCGGAAACAGCACCAACTAACCCGAAAGAGCCACGGCTACTAATTGTAGATGGTCACGGAAGTCATACAACCGATGATTTTATGCTGGAATGCTTCAAAAATAAAATAtaccttctttttctgccAGAGCATTCATCTCACGTTTTACAGCCGCTTGACGTTGGTGTCTTTAGCTCAGTCAAAGCCAGCTATCGCACTTTCATTATGGACCTTCAATTATCAACACCCTTGCTTTCAATAAACAAAATAACCTTCCTTGACTGTTATGACAAAGCTCGGAATACCGGAATTACCAAAGGAAACATTCTTTCAGGATGGCGGGCCACCGGAATTTATCCCACTAATATGAGCCGACCTCTCCTGTCAAAATCCCTCAAATCAGCGACTCAACCGCTCAAGGAAATAACGCAAGAGACACCACAAATGTGtacaaagcagcaaaatgaCCTACTACAGACCCCACAGCGCGGTAGTCAAATTTTTGACTATATTCCCCAACTTCTTAGACCCAAAGACATAGACCCAACAGCCCGTCAGCTATTTCGTAAGATTCGGAAGGGAATTGACGATAAGaacatgcagcttgttgaagcCGAACAGAAGATTCAATCACTACAGCGGCAGATTGATCATCagaagccaagaaagaagCGAAAAGTCATACATGATCCTAATAGAAAATTCGCCAATATCAAAGACGTTGAAAAGACCCGGCAGCGTCTTCAAAGACGGCCTCCAGGACCCTCTATTGCAGACGGGGTCAATTTTGAGTCTCTATGTAATGAATGGAAGCTGGACAGCtag
- a CDS encoding ATP-dependent DNA helicase PIF1 (similar to Metarhizium robertsii ARSEF 23 XP_007816591.2), whose translation MEFDKYSGPVFLTTVDGRKIVPILPVERDFLIGTTPCTRTQFPLIVCYAITVHKSQSITEDVIVTDLSCRDFQTGLSYVAVSRVKTLQGLMLDGPFDRNHLFHESPPDGMKMKLRDQELRKRQVLTRNPYKVDHGSA comes from the coding sequence ATGGAGTTTGACAAGTACAGCGGTCCAGTGTTCCTGACCACCGTTGATGGCAGGAAGATTGTCCCGATTCTCCCAGTAGAGAGGGACTTCCTCATCGGAACCACTCCCTGCACTCGCACGCAGTTTCCCCTGATCGTATGCTACGCTATTACTGTTCACAAGTCGCAAAGCATCACTGAAGATGTGATCGTTACAGATCTCTCCTGCCGGGACTTTCAGACCGGTTTGAGCTATGTAGCTGTCTCTCGAGTGAAAACGCTCCAGGGCCTAATGCTGGATGGGCCATTTGATCGTAATCACCTGTTTCATGAGTCTCCTCCAGAtggtatgaagatgaagctgcggGACCAAGAGCTAAGGAAACGGCAGGTTCTTACACGGAATCCCTACAAGGTAGACCACGGTTCTGCATAA
- a CDS encoding transposase-like protein (similar to Beauveria bassiana ARSEF 2860 XP_008603484.1), protein MPQQRLHFVQTLQRKRSTPSNDLLARSSQQPLDTDESYASQCQPSPPRTGSVASCAKPRTSWIFSHMPDEDIETRYYNQRTRKEEWRCKYCEKTYSCSGGTAAPTKHLTDPPPDGHGLPKGAPRSAKVRTIRTILEQARLTAEENVRKRRRLNNHYGDSVDPDQLEVLYVRFIAACSLPFRLVECAEFRALLCYVNADIDTWLPDTHQTIKKWIMRQYEDQKEKVKQRIQSAKSRIHISCDLWTSPNSLAILGVVAHYVTEDGKLEHHTLALKDIDGEHDGSHLAAAIMEVVEDWGFASKLGYFVMDNATNNDTMMKSLSLALLRQFDIQYDPKSHRLRCQGHIINLAAKSFLFVTDNETLEHEDSSLHNVTLKQIEAWRRKGPLGKLHNFAVYIQRSVQRSQKFMAISHNRRLARDNDTRWNSWYTMLRAALNLREAIDGYFNKWVEADCAGDRLSAEDWTILEKIESFLEKLKMTTKALESSFATLDHVLLAMDFVLAQFEAGKEAYTDDPIMAPMYNSGWAKLDKYYRLTDESPAYVAAIVLHPSHKWHYIHENWKREWIESSEKLIEALWGEYKPVESLPLAEAPSTTHERVLEMAKQASTTGTYQGRV, encoded by the exons ATGCCTCAACAGCGCCTGCATTTTGTTCAAACACTGCAACGGAAAcgttcaacaccatccaatGACCTTTTGGCGCGttccagccaacaaccaTTGGACACAGACGAGAGCTACGCCTCTCAATGCCAGCCTTCGCCACCTCGCACGGGCTCTGTAGCCTCTTgcgccaagccaagaacatcatggATCTTCTCTCACATGCCAGACGAGGATATCGAAACGAGATATTACAATCAACGGACCAGGAAAGAAGAATGGCGCTGCAAGTATTGTGAGAAGACATATTCTTGTTCCGGTGGAACTGCGGCTCCAACTAAGCACCTAACGGATCCTCCTCCGGACGGTCATGGCCTCCCAAAGGGCGCCCCACGATCGGCCAAAGTAAGAACCATACGAACCATTCTcgaacaagctcgtcttaCGGCCGAGGAAAATGTCCGAAAACGCCGTCGACTCAACAATCATTACGGAGACTCGGTCGACCCggaccagcttgaagtgttgtacgtacggttTATTGCCgcctgttctcttccatttcggcttgTGGAATGCGCAGAATTCCGTGCACTACTATGCTACGTTAATGCCGATATTGATACttggcttccagacacaCACCAAACTATCAAGAAATGGATTATGCGCCAGTATGAAgatcagaaggagaaggtcaagcagcgcattcagtcggcaaagtcgaggaTTCATATCAGCTGCGATCTCTGGACCTCTCCCAACTCCCTGGCAATCTTGGGCGTAGTTGCTCACTATGTAacggaagacggcaagctggaacaccatACTTTGGCCCTAAAGGACATCGACGgtgagcatgatggttcTCATCTCGCTGCGGCAATtatggaagtggttgaagattggggcTTTGCTTCTAAGTTGGGCTATTTCGTCATGGATAATGCAACCAATAAcgacacaatgatgaagtcgcTTTCTCTTG CCCTTCTACGTCAATTTGACATACAGTATgatcccaaatctcaccgactccgctgccaaggtcataTTATCAACCTAGCCGCCAAatccttcctcttcgttaCCGATAACGAGACGCTCGAACACGAAGATTCCAGTCTGCACAATGTGACACTGAAACAGATTGAGGCGTGGCGGCGGAAAGGCCCACTTGGtaagcttcacaactttgccgtTTACATTCAGCGAAGTGTTCAGCGCAGCCAGAAGTTTATGGCTATTAGCCATAACCGCAGGCTTGCGCGagacaacgacacaagatggaattcGTGGTATACCATGCTGCGAGCGGCCTTGAATCTtagagaagcaattgatggctatttcaacaaatgggtaGAAGCAGATTGCGCTGGAGACAGGCTTTCAGCAGAGGACTGGACCATCCTCGAGAAGATCGAATCTTTTTTagagaagctcaaaatgacgaccaaggctctggagtcATCGTTTGCAACTCTCGACCATGTTCTGCTGGCTATGGACTTTGTGTTGGCACAATTCGAAGCAggaaaagaggcatataCTGACGATCCGatcatggcaccaatgtATAACTCGGGCTGGGCGAAATTGGATAAGTACTATCGCCTTACTGACGAATCGCCTGCCTATGTCGCAGCTATAGTTCTTCATCCCTCGCATAAATGGCATTACATACACGAGAACTGGAAGAGGGAATGGATTGAGTCATcggagaagttgattgaggcGCTGTGGGGTGAATACAAACCCGTGGAATCACTTCCTCTCGCCGAGGCACCATCCACGACCCACGAACGAGTTCTTGAAATGGCGAAACAAGCATCTACAACCGGCACCTATCAGGGACGAGTATGA
- a CDS encoding transposase (similar to Metarhizium robertsii ARSEF 23 XP_007817108.2), with protein MLIRSVLNTIALQAVDKTLLMLAMAHPPGFPEPSETLPVDSADESISDSDECNEIDESEDWNGEPWEAVFPSDSPLLTTTYESLELLLDSLKEFCVQNRMGLITIRSQKNKAKTRTIKCELVCDKSRYYKPRESIAKIRNTNTTKLAANCPFKVIVQSLHANNYEWSMRVVSSLHRDHGPSQGLTEHYQWRKLTDEQMNLLKDLCLDKTISSRSVHKQLCQKWPQIAIRRTDIYNWRWKVNQAKRQGYGPANDFVRTLSESKRVWIWGLDWIHDEFRFRNAAWAYHKGGKMWQQFSSCLQIDATYKTNCYKMPLVTVVTVSSEKTSMPICYGLLNNEQVATYEWFLQQLSRFQQAGNIAPPKVIITDKDDQLRAAARQIFPNAQLQLCVFHINSNVVLSIKKWWKKTDGSETDSDSDNADTADIQEMERGNVNVKDMKDSKLGPVPKRVLKTRAGLYLLWRHMERILSYLKSTYLPLKKEWACCYTRHYRNFGLITTAPAESNHHSLKTYNLSLRSDLPDVEEATASQTVDKRLLYKDKIQQANTTIRNQFSGREWLGQLPLSVTRWALDQLNEIHRLMESGQISKKPLLACTGSTKAQYGLPCAHMLLRLADQDKPLKREDLDPFWHIKRSREIDDPLLQVQRPPMGIPKGSAPNSANSACGHPKLLLHFQLALLGALPKGQPQNGEPFGNERAIPDHQLAPQGSTRSGVKRSARRNYSQFELGSTLDEEDAADLPDQQQPRRKRSKVSARVTTRVTRQQAKGHRGGNNPAKQHHSPDVEEDHKITKILLAKRQKKWKEKEKVGDSIVVATD; from the exons ATGTTAATTCGCAGTGTattgaatacaatagctttaCAAGCCGTCGATAAGACTCTTCTaatgctggctatggcgcaCCCTCCAGGCTTCCCCGAACCGTCTGAAACGCTACCTGTCGACTCAGCAGATGAATCTATTAGTGACTCCGATGAATGTAACGAGATCGATGAATCTGAGGATTGGAATGGTGAACCATGGGAGGCGGTCTTTCCATCGGACTCTCCTCTTCTAACAACAACTTATGAGTCTCTTgagttgctcctcgacagcctaAAGGAGTTTTGTGTTCAGAATCGGATGGGCCTCATCACGATACGAAGTCAAAAGAATAAGGCGAAGACTAGAACAATAAaatgtgagcttgtctgtgataAGAGTCGGTATTATAAGCCCAGAGAGTCAATCGCCAAAATACGGAACACGAATACAAcgaagttggccgccaactGCCCGTTCAAAGTTATCGTTCAGtccctccatgccaacaactacgaaTGGTCCATGAGAGTTGTCAGCTCCCTTCATCGAGACCACGGGCCATCACAAGGCCTCACCGAGCACTACCAATGGAGAAAGTTAACAGACGAACAAATGAACCTCCTGAAagatctttgtcttgacaagacgatctCTTCTCGATCCGTTCATAAGCAActgtgccaaaagtggcCTCAGATTGCTATTCGCAGGACAGATATATataactggcgatggaaagtcaaccaagccaaacgtcAAGGCTACGGCCCCGCCAATGACTTTGTACGGACGCTCTCTGAGTCGAAGAGAGTCTGGATATGGGGCTTAGACTGGATTCATGATGAGTTCCGTTTTCGAAATGCCGCTTGGGCTTATCATAAAGGGGGAAAGATGTGGCAacaattctcgtcatgtctccagaTTGACGCTACATATAAGACCAACTGCTATAAAATGCCTTTGGTTACTGTCGTAACTGTATCGTCGGAGAAGACGTCCATGCCAATTTGTTATGGCCTTCTTAATAACGAACAAGTTGCTACTTATGAgtggttcctccaacagctgtcgagattccaacaagcagGCAACATCGCGCCGCCAAAAGTTATTATCACGGATAAGGACGACCAGCtgcgtgctgcagcacggcaaatatttcctaatgcgcaacttcagctatgtgtcttccatatcaacagcaatgtggTCTTATCTATtaagaagtggtggaagaaaaccgATGGCTCTGAGACAGATAGCGATagtgacaatgcagatacTGCTGACATTCAAGAGATGGAACGTGGGAATGTCAACGTTAAAGATATGAaggattccaaacttggccctGTTCCCAAACGAGTATTAAAAACTCGAGCTGGTCTGTACCTCCTCTGGAGACATATG GAGCGCATTCTGAGTTATCTCAAGAGCACATATTTacctttgaagaaagaatgggcatGCTGCTATACTCGCCATTATCGGAACTTCGGTTTGATTACGACAGCACCGGCCGAGTCAAACCATCATTCTCTGAAGACCTACAACCTATCCCTTCGGTCCGACCTCCctgatgtcgaagaggccACAGCTAGTCAGACAGTGGATAAACGTCTGCTatataaagacaaaatacaacaagcaaacaccaccattcggAACCAGTTCtcaggaagagagtggcttggccagctgccttTAAGTGTCACTCGTTGGGCACTAGACCAACTCAACGAGATCCACAGGCTTATGGAATCAGGccagatctccaagaagcctttACTAGCGTGTACAGGCTCTACTAAGGCTCAAtacggcttgccttgtgctcacaTGCTCCTCAGGTTAGCTGATCAAGATAAGCCACTGAAgagggaagacttggatccattttggcacatcaaacgatctcgagaaattgacgatcctcttcttcaggtACAGCGTCCTCCGATGGGAATACCCAAGGGCAGCGCTCCTAATAGTGCGAATAGTGCGTGTGGACACCCCAAACTGCTCCTTCA TTTTCAGCTCGCACTATTAGGAGCGCTGCCCAAGGGACAACCacaaaatggcgaaccatttggcaacgaacgTGCGATTCccgatcatcaacttgcgcctCAAGGGTCAACACGAAGTGGCGTTAAGAGGTCAGCACGTCGGAActactctcaattcgagctaGGGTcaactcttgacgaggaagacgcagccgacctaccagaccaacaacagcctcggcgaaaGCGGAGTAAAGTTTCTGCTAGAGTCACAACTCGAGTtactcgtcaacaggcaaagggACACAGGGGCGGGAATAATCCAGctaaacagcatcattctccaGATGTAGAGGAGGACCATAAAATAACgaagattttgcttgcgaagagacagaaaaagtggaaggaaaaggaaaaggttggtgatagcATTGTAGTTGCAACGGATTAA
- a CDS encoding C6 transcription factor (similar to Aspergillus niger CBS 513.88 XP_001389515.2), translated as MSTAKATKKSAFSCEPCRRRKRLEERIRELEDQVANLSKSPASVAGSSHSSPPVSGAPDAPSQTARHASDEQAMSRSFRSLKIDDKGSITYHGATSFFNLPSDRTGPSSGEVPFLDPSTSDTDRQQRERLIHNAWHQRAMENLSEIPEPFQHLLNVHWCWIQPLFNFIYRPVFTRDMQSMGPYYSHTLLNAVISHSIRWGRIDPSIKRLLDESYQGGTLFGKHARSMLFEELSNGVCTIPTIQTLLLLSAQECSLGNSTQAWTYSGIAFRLLDHLGICVDSQRFPGSVQLSDEELEIRRRIYWGCYFWDKLICLYLGRSPSLQHTSISPSHIMFDDSAENDLWVPFGISQTDTAWNYPLTTAHSASCFMSMCRLAVIFNEILLHMYDPLSQNTDTEIQECLNFQEPLLQQWWDQLPTHLKIDPVSLPTLAPPSHIVTLNCLYHAFKILLYRPMLTGRGQRECEGPSPVQGYLAESVTSATSVIAIFDLFCRTFTMNYCVLSLAYCVYIASSIFLLQVQAAPDDQQAMRKLTYCIQCLQQVRQISPVIASALNNINKELTAVGIAVGSSVQQSPGAHQSPSTAASLATWRLRWDISTATARGPAPQSTHAHTHTNTHTSRTRPLRCRHAAKLRLFEKPLR; from the exons ATGTCAACGGCAAAGGCCACCAAGAAGAGTGCCTTTTCCTGTGAGCCTTGTCGTCGGCGCAAG CGGTTGGAAGAACGAATCAGGGAGCTGGAAGACCAAGTTGCGAATCTTTCGAAGTCGCCTGCCTCCGTTGCTGGCTCGTCACACTCTAGCCCTCCGGTATCAGGCGCGCCAGATGCTCCATCACAAACCGCACGCCATGCATCCGACGAGCAGGCAATGAGTCGAAGCTTCAGAAGCTTAAAGATAGACGACAAGGGAAGCATCACGTATCATGGCGCCACTAGTTTCTTCAATCTTCCGAGTGACCGAACGGGTCCGAGTTCAGGGGAGGTGCCATTCCTGGATCCGTCAACATCAGACACCGACAGGCAACAACGTGAACGTCTAATTCATAATGCATGGCACCAACGCGCCATGGAGAACTTGTCCGAAATACCT GAGCCATTTCAGCACCTCCTCAACGTTCATTGGTGCTGGATTCAACCATTATTCAATTTCATCTATCGACCTGTATTTACAC GCGACATGCAATCAATGGGACCTTATTACTCCCACACTCTTCTTAATGCCGTAATCTcacattcgattcgatgGGGACGAATTGATCCTTCGATCAAGCGGTTACTCGACGAGTCCTACCAAGGCGGTACCCTATTCGGTAAACATGCGCGAAGCATGCTTTTCGAGGAGTTGAGCAATGGCGTCTGCACGATACCTACGATACAaactctcctccttctcagcGCACAAGAATGTAGTCTGGGTAATTCTACACAAGCCTGGACGTATAGCGGTATTGCCTTCCGGCTGCTAGACCATCTTGGCATATGCGTGGATAGCCAGCGATTCCCGGGCTCTGTGCAGTtgagtgacgaggagcttgagaTCCGCCGACGTATCTACTGGGGCTGTTATTTCTGGGACAAATTAATATGTCTCTATCTAGGGAGGTCTCCATCATTGCAACATACCAGCATTTCGCCGTCACATATCATGT TTGACGACTCGGCCGAGAATGACCTTTGGGTTCCATTTGGTATCTCCCAAACTGACACCGCCTGGAATTATCCCCTCACAACAGCTCACTCAGCATCTTGCTTCATGAGCATGTGTCGGCTGGCCGTAATTTTCAACGAAATTCTGCTCCACATGTATGATCCGCTGTCGCAAAATACTGATACTGAGATTCAAGAGTGCCTCAATTTCCAGGAACCATTGTTACAGCAGTGGTGGGATCAGTTACCAACGCACTTGAAAATTGATCCCGTATCGTTGCCAACCTTGGCTCCGCCATCTCATATTGTGACGCTCAA TTGTCTTTATCATGCGTTTAAAATTTTGTTATACCGCCCGATGCTCACCGGTCGAGGGCAACGCGAATGCGAAGGGCCATCTCCCGTCCAGGGCTACCTGGCGGAAAGTGTGACATCAGCGACATCCGTCATTGCGATCTTTGATCTCTTCTGCAGGACCTTCACTATGAATTACTGCGTTTTGTCTCTCGCATACTGCGTCTACATTgcatcatcaatctttcttcttcaagttcaggCAGCTCCAGACGATCAGCAAGCTATGCGTAAGCTCACTTATTGCATACAGTGCCTGCAACAAGTAAGACAGATCAGCCCGG TCATCGCCTCTGCACTAAATAACATCAACAAGGAGCTTACCGCTGTCGGAATTGCAGTCGGGTCCTCTGTTCAGCAAAGCCCAGGGGCGCATCAGTCTCCGTCAACGGCGGCAAGCCTTGCTACCTGGCGGCTACGGTGGGATATTAGTACCGCAACTGCAAGAGGGCCAGCCCCGCAATCCACgcacgcacacacacacaccaacacacacacatcGCGCACCCGACCTTTGCGATGCCGCCACGCCGCCAAATTGAGGCTTTTCGAGAAGCCATTGCGATAA